Proteins from a genomic interval of Streptomyces sp. Tu6071:
- a CDS encoding ABC transporter ATP-binding protein, giving the protein MTTTTTTPAPTGTAVLEATGVTMRFGGLTAVRDVSLTVNTGEIVGLIGPNGAGKTTFFNCLTGLYVPTEGRVAYKGTTLPPKPHLVTKAGIARTFQNIRLFANMTVLENVLVGRHTRTREGLFSALLRGPGFRRAEAASTARAMELLEFIGLAHKADHLSRNLPYGEQRKLEIARALASDPGLLLLDEPTAGMNPQETRATEELVFAIREQGTAVLVIEHDMRFIFNLSDRVAVLVQGQKLLEGTPDIVQADERVIAAYLGTPMDTAPEDEALAEVQAAEAAATKTETPRTTKEDGK; this is encoded by the coding sequence ATGACCACCACGACGACAACCCCCGCCCCCACCGGCACCGCGGTCCTCGAAGCCACCGGCGTCACCATGCGCTTCGGCGGCCTCACCGCCGTACGCGACGTCTCGCTCACCGTCAACACCGGCGAGATCGTCGGCCTCATCGGCCCCAACGGCGCCGGGAAGACCACCTTCTTCAACTGCCTCACCGGGCTCTACGTCCCCACCGAGGGCCGCGTCGCCTACAAGGGCACGACCCTCCCGCCCAAACCCCACCTCGTCACCAAGGCCGGCATCGCCCGCACCTTCCAGAACATCCGGCTCTTCGCCAACATGACCGTCCTGGAGAACGTCCTCGTCGGCCGCCACACCCGCACCCGCGAAGGGCTCTTCTCCGCCCTCCTGCGCGGCCCCGGCTTCCGGCGCGCCGAAGCCGCCTCCACCGCACGCGCCATGGAACTCCTGGAGTTCATCGGCCTCGCCCACAAGGCGGACCACCTCTCGCGCAACCTCCCCTACGGTGAGCAGCGCAAGCTGGAGATCGCCCGCGCCCTCGCCAGCGACCCCGGACTCCTCCTCCTCGACGAACCCACCGCCGGGATGAACCCCCAGGAGACCCGCGCCACCGAGGAACTCGTCTTCGCCATCCGCGAGCAGGGCACCGCCGTCCTCGTCATCGAGCACGACATGCGGTTCATCTTCAACCTCAGCGACCGCGTCGCCGTCCTCGTCCAGGGGCAGAAACTCCTCGAAGGCACCCCCGACATCGTCCAGGCCGACGAACGCGTCATCGCCGCCTACCTCGGCACCCCGATGGACACCGCCCCCGAGGACGAGGCGCTCGCCGAGGTCCAGGCCGCCGAAGCCGCGGCCACGAAGACCGAGACCCCCCGCACCACGAAGGAGGACGGCAAGTGA
- a CDS encoding branched-chain amino acid ABC transporter permease → MTDTQLLKLPAPAARYGTLAGALIAFAGTFLSWTYTEEFPGNLTVNGYPGGLQLITLTGALLTALLALAALGTPGLRWLTPGGPHSAVRLMALGTLTATLYTVIAIAVELDGLIALDPGAWISLVGSLVAVAAAFGLPDDTPYDPQPGDTALARLTHTLKAPAPRAPSRTLPAWADILLIAVAFGLALYVFTYGIDIDSANSELFIGYLILVALGALSLARAGLFRRLAGLTARHRSVSLAAMFVAAICFPFTQDNDTYALIGTNILIFATVALGLNVVVGLAGLLDLGYVAFLGVGAYTAALVSGSPQSSIGVHFPFPLAVLTGAAVSLIFGVVIGAPTLRLRGDYLAIVTLGFGEIFRITMNNLNGNSGPDLVNGSQGVPNIPDLELFGFKFGEAHDVLGLPLGRSGNYFLLMLLFTAIVLLVFHRSGQSRIGRAWVAIREDETAASAMGINGFRLKLLAFALGATLAGLAGTVQAHVNYSVTPEQYQFAGTAPPNSAFLIAAVILGGMGTITGPLIGAALLFLIPEKLEFMQKYQLLLFGLALILLMRLRPEGIVPDRRKQLEFHENDQLAVPEQRLTGENAPEAATGVTKAGA, encoded by the coding sequence ATGACCGACACCCAGCTGCTGAAACTCCCCGCCCCCGCCGCCCGCTACGGCACCCTCGCGGGCGCCCTCATCGCCTTCGCCGGCACCTTCCTCTCCTGGACCTACACCGAGGAATTCCCCGGCAACCTCACGGTCAACGGCTATCCAGGCGGCCTCCAGCTCATCACCCTCACCGGAGCTCTCCTCACCGCGCTCCTCGCCCTCGCCGCCCTCGGCACCCCGGGACTGCGCTGGCTCACCCCCGGCGGCCCGCACAGCGCCGTACGCCTCATGGCCCTCGGCACCCTCACCGCCACCCTCTACACCGTCATCGCCATCGCCGTCGAACTCGACGGGCTCATCGCCCTCGACCCCGGCGCCTGGATCTCCCTCGTGGGCTCCCTCGTCGCCGTCGCCGCCGCCTTCGGCCTCCCCGACGACACCCCCTACGACCCCCAGCCCGGCGACACCGCACTGGCCCGCCTCACCCACACCCTCAAGGCCCCGGCCCCCCGCGCACCGAGCCGCACCCTCCCCGCCTGGGCCGACATCCTCCTCATCGCCGTCGCCTTCGGACTCGCCCTCTACGTCTTCACGTACGGCATCGACATCGACAGCGCCAACTCCGAACTCTTCATCGGCTACCTCATCCTCGTCGCCCTCGGCGCCCTCTCCCTGGCACGCGCCGGACTCTTCCGCCGCCTCGCCGGCCTCACCGCACGCCACCGCTCCGTCAGCCTCGCCGCGATGTTCGTCGCCGCGATCTGCTTCCCCTTCACCCAGGACAACGACACCTACGCGCTCATCGGGACCAACATCCTGATCTTCGCCACCGTCGCCCTCGGCCTCAACGTCGTCGTCGGCCTCGCCGGACTCCTCGACCTCGGATACGTCGCCTTCCTCGGCGTCGGCGCCTACACCGCCGCACTCGTCTCCGGCTCGCCCCAGTCCAGCATCGGCGTCCACTTCCCCTTCCCCCTCGCCGTCCTCACCGGCGCCGCCGTCTCCCTCATCTTCGGCGTCGTCATCGGCGCACCGACCCTGCGCCTGCGCGGCGACTACCTCGCCATCGTCACCCTGGGATTCGGGGAAATCTTCCGGATCACCATGAACAACCTCAACGGCAACAGCGGCCCCGACCTCGTCAACGGTTCCCAGGGCGTCCCCAACATCCCCGACCTCGAACTCTTCGGGTTCAAGTTCGGCGAGGCCCACGACGTCCTCGGACTCCCCCTCGGCAGGTCCGGCAACTACTTCCTGCTGATGCTCCTGTTCACCGCGATCGTCCTCCTCGTCTTCCACCGCTCCGGGCAGTCCCGCATCGGCCGCGCCTGGGTCGCCATCCGCGAGGACGAGACCGCCGCCTCCGCCATGGGCATCAACGGCTTCCGCCTCAAACTCCTCGCCTTCGCCCTCGGCGCCACCCTCGCCGGACTCGCGGGCACCGTCCAGGCCCACGTCAACTACAGCGTCACCCCCGAGCAGTACCAGTTCGCCGGGACCGCCCCGCCCAACTCGGCCTTCCTCATCGCCGCCGTCATCCTCGGCGGCATGGGCACCATCACCGGCCCCCTCATCGGCGCCGCACTGCTCTTCCTCATCCCGGAGAAGCTCGAATTCATGCAGAAGTACCAGCTTCTGCTCTTCGGCCTCGCCCTCATCCTCCTCATGCGCCTGCGCCCCGAGGGCATCGTCCCCGACCGCCGCAAGCAGCTCGAATTCCACGAGAACGACCAACTCGCCGTGCCGGAACAACGCCTGACCGGGGAGAACGCACCCGAGGCCGCGACCGGCGTCACCAAAGCGGGGGCCTGA
- a CDS encoding branched-chain amino acid ABC transporter permease: MHELPQQLANGLILGAMYGLIAIGYTMVYGIVQLINFAHGEIFMIGGFGAYTVWTLLPDGSSLAAVIPLMILGGILCSVLVGTAAERFAYRPLRGAPRLAPLITAIGLSLFLQQLVWAFYPDAKSDISFPQFHGDPFHVLGATVQRGDLFVIIAAPVCMIALGWFVNRTRSGRGMQATAQDPDTAKLMGINTDRIIVMAFAIGAAFAAVAAVGYGLHNGQIGFRMGFIMGLKAFTAAVLGGIGNLYGAMLGGLVLGIAESLATGYMGDVPGMDLFGGGAWKDVWAFVLLIVVLLIRPQGLLGERVADRA; encoded by the coding sequence GTGCACGAACTGCCGCAACAGCTGGCCAATGGACTCATCCTCGGCGCGATGTACGGACTCATCGCGATCGGCTACACGATGGTCTACGGCATTGTCCAGCTCATCAACTTCGCCCACGGCGAGATATTCATGATCGGAGGATTCGGCGCCTACACCGTCTGGACCCTCCTGCCCGACGGCTCCTCGCTCGCCGCCGTCATCCCCCTCATGATCCTCGGCGGCATCCTCTGCTCCGTCCTCGTGGGCACCGCGGCGGAACGCTTCGCCTACCGCCCCCTGCGCGGCGCCCCCCGCCTCGCCCCCCTCATCACCGCCATCGGGCTCTCCCTCTTCCTCCAGCAACTCGTCTGGGCCTTCTACCCCGACGCCAAGTCCGACATCTCCTTCCCCCAGTTCCACGGCGACCCCTTCCACGTCCTCGGCGCCACCGTGCAGCGCGGCGACCTCTTCGTCATCATCGCCGCGCCCGTCTGCATGATCGCCCTCGGCTGGTTCGTCAACCGCACCCGCTCCGGACGCGGCATGCAGGCCACCGCCCAGGACCCCGACACCGCCAAGCTCATGGGCATCAACACCGACCGCATCATCGTCATGGCCTTCGCCATCGGTGCCGCGTTCGCCGCCGTCGCCGCCGTCGGCTACGGCCTGCACAACGGCCAGATCGGCTTCCGCATGGGCTTCATCATGGGCCTCAAAGCCTTCACCGCCGCCGTACTCGGCGGCATCGGCAACCTCTACGGAGCCATGCTCGGCGGACTCGTCCTCGGCATCGCCGAATCCCTCGCCACCGGCTACATGGGCGACGTCCCCGGCATGGACCTCTTCGGCGGCGGCGCCTGGAAGGACGTCTGGGCCTTCGTGCTCCTCATCGTCGTCCTTCTCATCAGGCCCCAGGGTCTCCTGGGCGAACGCGTCGCGGACAGGGCGTGA
- a CDS encoding branched-chain amino acid ABC transporter substrate-binding protein: protein MLILTTVLTTGALTLSACGSRDDDSGDDKGGSSGGKKTTVVIGVDAPITGDLSALGLGIRNSAELATKIANKQDLVPGFQFKIQALDDQAQPTIGQQNATKFIGNKDVLGVVGPLNSNVSQSMQKPFNDAKLTQVSPANTGTELTQGDNWKSGDKKRPFASFFRTATTDQIQGSFAAKYLHDTAKINKVYLIDDQKTYGAGLAASFKDTFTKLGGKIVGADHINPDDRDFNSVVAKVKKTGAKAVYYGGEYPAAGPLSQQLKDSGAKIPLMGGDGIYAADFIKLNKKAQGDLATSVGAPVEQLDSAKKFISDYDAAGYKDGYEAYGGGTYDAAWSIIEAVKKVAADNDGKLPSDARAKVLEAMSTVKFSGVTGDISFDEYGDTTNTMMTAYQVEGGKWVPKKSEVYKP from the coding sequence TTGCTCATCCTCACCACCGTCCTGACCACCGGGGCACTCACCCTCAGCGCCTGCGGCTCGCGCGACGACGACTCCGGCGACGACAAGGGCGGTTCGAGCGGCGGCAAGAAGACCACCGTCGTCATCGGCGTCGACGCACCCATCACCGGCGACCTCTCCGCCCTCGGCCTCGGCATCCGCAACTCCGCCGAACTCGCCACCAAGATCGCCAACAAGCAGGACCTCGTTCCCGGCTTCCAGTTCAAGATCCAGGCGCTCGACGACCAGGCCCAGCCGACCATCGGCCAGCAGAACGCCACCAAGTTCATCGGCAACAAGGACGTCCTCGGCGTCGTCGGCCCGCTGAACTCCAACGTCTCGCAGTCGATGCAGAAGCCCTTCAACGACGCGAAGCTCACCCAGGTCTCCCCCGCCAACACCGGCACCGAGCTGACCCAGGGCGACAACTGGAAGAGCGGCGACAAGAAGCGCCCCTTCGCCTCCTTCTTCCGCACCGCGACGACCGACCAGATCCAGGGCTCCTTCGCCGCCAAGTACCTCCACGACACGGCGAAGATCAACAAGGTCTACCTGATCGACGACCAGAAGACCTACGGCGCCGGCCTCGCCGCCTCCTTCAAGGACACCTTCACCAAGCTCGGCGGCAAGATCGTCGGCGCCGACCACATCAACCCCGACGACCGCGACTTCAACTCCGTCGTCGCCAAGGTCAAGAAGACCGGCGCCAAGGCCGTCTACTACGGCGGCGAGTACCCCGCCGCCGGCCCCCTGAGCCAGCAGCTCAAGGACAGCGGCGCCAAGATCCCCCTCATGGGCGGCGACGGCATCTACGCCGCCGACTTCATCAAGCTCAACAAGAAGGCCCAGGGCGACCTCGCGACCTCCGTCGGCGCCCCCGTCGAACAGCTCGACTCGGCGAAGAAGTTCATCTCCGACTACGACGCCGCCGGCTACAAGGACGGCTACGAGGCGTACGGCGGCGGCACCTACGACGCCGCCTGGTCCATCATCGAGGCCGTCAAGAAGGTCGCCGCCGACAACGACGGCAAGCTCCCCTCCGACGCCCGTGCCAAGGTCCTCGAAGCCATGAGCACCGTCAAGTTCTCCGGCGTCACCGGCGACATCTCCTTCGACGAGTACGGCGACACCACCAACACGATGATGACCGCCTACCAGGTCGAGGGCGGCAAGTGGGTGCCCAAGAAGAGCGAGGTCTACAAGCCGTGA
- a CDS encoding PaaI family thioesterase, whose protein sequence is MGEHRGVKFPQEVLDRFSSLGVDLPSYFSAGHLGTRMGIEVVEAAPEKVVGTMPVEGNTQPYGLLHGGASAVLAETLGSVGAMLHGGPEKVAVGVDLNCTHHRGLSSGHVTGTATPVHRGRSTATYEIVITDESGRRVCSARLTCLLRDAPRPPATA, encoded by the coding sequence ATGGGCGAGCACCGCGGTGTGAAGTTCCCCCAGGAAGTCCTCGACCGCTTCAGCAGCCTCGGCGTCGACCTCCCCTCCTACTTCTCGGCGGGCCACCTCGGCACCCGTATGGGCATCGAGGTCGTGGAGGCCGCCCCCGAGAAGGTCGTCGGCACCATGCCCGTCGAGGGCAACACGCAGCCCTACGGTCTCCTGCACGGTGGCGCCTCCGCCGTGCTCGCCGAGACCCTCGGCTCCGTCGGGGCCATGCTCCACGGCGGCCCCGAGAAGGTCGCCGTCGGCGTGGACCTCAACTGCACCCACCACCGCGGCCTCTCCAGCGGCCACGTCACCGGCACGGCGACCCCCGTGCACCGGGGCCGCTCCACCGCCACGTACGAGATCGTCATCACCGACGAGAGCGGCCGACGCGTCTGCTCGGCCCGCCTGACCTGCCTCCTGCGCGACGCTCCGCGACCCCCCGCGACCGCCTGA
- a CDS encoding aldo/keto reductase, with protein MFDHEKLGASDLSTAPLCLGGNVFGWTADREQSFAVLDAYAAAGGNFVDTADSYMYQFPGNDPGQSERIIAAWLAARGNRDDIVVATKVGDHPERKGLAPDNIRAALDDSLRRLGTDHVDLYYAHFDDESVSVEDIVTTFDELVRAGKTRALGASNISPARLDAMLRFARAEGLARFEVLQPQYNLVSRDTYEGERRDLVAREGLACVPYFALASGFLTGKYEPGTTGRYARDVPGLAGGYAGTERGTKVLAAMKEIAAAHGTELATVALAWLAQQPTVAAPIASARTVEQVPALVALADLRLTGDELQALDTASA; from the coding sequence ATGTTTGATCACGAGAAGTTGGGCGCGTCCGATCTCTCCACAGCCCCTCTGTGCCTGGGCGGCAACGTCTTCGGCTGGACGGCCGACCGCGAACAGTCCTTCGCCGTGCTCGACGCCTACGCCGCCGCGGGCGGGAACTTCGTCGACACCGCCGACTCGTACATGTACCAGTTCCCCGGGAACGACCCCGGACAGTCCGAGCGGATCATCGCCGCCTGGCTCGCCGCACGCGGCAACCGGGACGACATCGTCGTCGCCACGAAGGTCGGCGACCACCCCGAGCGCAAGGGCCTCGCCCCCGACAACATCCGCGCCGCGCTCGACGACTCGCTGCGCAGGCTCGGCACCGACCACGTCGACCTCTACTACGCGCACTTCGACGACGAGTCCGTGTCCGTCGAGGACATCGTCACGACGTTCGACGAGCTGGTACGGGCCGGGAAGACCCGGGCGCTCGGGGCGTCCAACATCTCCCCGGCACGGCTCGACGCCATGCTGCGCTTCGCCCGCGCCGAGGGCCTCGCGCGCTTCGAGGTGCTCCAGCCCCAGTACAACCTCGTCTCGCGCGACACCTACGAGGGCGAGCGCCGCGACCTCGTCGCCCGCGAGGGACTGGCCTGCGTCCCCTACTTCGCCCTCGCCTCCGGCTTCCTCACCGGGAAGTACGAGCCGGGGACCACGGGCCGGTACGCGCGCGACGTACCGGGGCTCGCCGGCGGCTACGCCGGTACCGAGCGCGGCACCAAGGTCCTCGCCGCCATGAAGGAGATCGCGGCGGCGCACGGTACGGAGCTCGCCACCGTCGCCCTCGCCTGGCTCGCCCAGCAGCCCACGGTGGCCGCGCCGATCGCCTCCGCGCGCACGGTGGAGCAGGTCCCCGCCCTCGTGGCCCTCGCGGACCTGCGGCTCACCGGGGACGAACTCCAGGCCCTGGACACGGCCTCCGCCTGA